Below is a genomic region from Rhododendron vialii isolate Sample 1 chromosome 5a, ASM3025357v1.
GGAAGAGCCATTCTCAAAAAGGGCTGGAGATGGAATGTGGGGGATGGTTCTTCCATTGATATTTGGAGCGATCCTTGGCTTCCGAGGTCTCTCTCTTTTCAAGTGCTTAGTCCTCCCCCAGCAACCACCTCCACCCTTAGTCACATTCACCGTGTCTCGGATCTTATCGATAGCACTTCCCATAGCTGGAATGTTTCATTGCTTAAGGAGCTTTTTTTGGAATCTGATGTGGAGTCAATTCTCTCGATTCCAATCAGTTCACAGGGCTGCGGAGATAAGGGTTTATGGCACTCTACCAGCAATGGGTCCTTTTCAGTTAAGTCGGCTTATCGTTTGGCAAAACAAAGCAACTTTCCACGGCAGTCTCGAGAACGCGGTGAGTCGAGTTCGGGTATTCCTTCTGACTCTTTCTGGAAATCTTTGTGGTCTTTACCAATCCCTAATAAAGTCAAGATGTTTTTTGTGGAGATGTTCCCATAATGCTATTGCTGTATGTGCTAATTTGAATCGTAAAGGTATTGATGTTTCTCTCTACTGCCCAAGGTGTAAGACCAATTATGAAACTCTAGAGCACTTACTTTTCCAATGCAAGCTATCGCGAGCGGTGTGGCTTGGTTCCCCGTTTTGCCCTGTGGTTTCTTCTATGTGGAATTCCTTTCAGTTTATTGATTGGTGGTATTCGTTCCCCCATAATTCTTACGCGTCTGATACATCGGTGAATATGGGTGcgttttttgtttctatttgcTGGTTTATTTGGAAGGCAAGAAATCAAGTGTATTTTGATGGCCTTGGCTGGAATGGTACTGTGATTCTGGAAAAGGCTTCTGCTCTTTGTTCCGAATTTAAGGCTGTCATGGTTGATGATCATTCTCTCCAAAGCCCTGCTGTTTCTAAGAGCGTTCCTATGTGGCGTCCACCTCTTGTTGATGTGATAAAACTTAATGTTGATGGGGCTGTTCAAAGGGCAAATGGCTCAGTTGGGGTCGGCATTGTGGCTCGAGATCATTGGGGGCAGATTGTGGGCATGATGGCCATCCCTTTTATTGGGCTTTTCTCCCCTAGAGCTGTTGAGGCCATGGCCTTTCGGGAAGCTTTGGTCTTTGCAGCCAATAGAGGCCTTTCGAAGATTGTTCTGGAGGGTGATTCTCTCCAAGTTGTTCAAGCACTTACTCAAGCGGGAAAATCTTTTGCGGATTGTAGCTCTATTCTCTTGGATTGCTTAGTTCTTCTGTCTCTATTTTCCTCTTGTACTTTCGTGCATGTTAATCGTTCTTGTAATAGTTCTTCTGCCTCTATTTTCCTCTTGTACTTTCGTGCATGTTAATCGTTCTTGTAATAGGGTAGCCCATTCGTTAGCTAAGCATTCCCTATTAGGGGTTAGACTAGAAAATTGGGGGGGTCCTGTCCCCTATTGGCTAGCTAATCTTGCTTTGGATGATGTCCGGTCCTTTGACCGGTTTCTTCGTTAATaaattcttctctctttccattggaaaaaaaatatatatatataattatttgaaaatttatcagCTAAACACACCTTAAAAATCCATTAAGAGTAATATGAAGCGTGTTGTATGATTGTATCTTCCTCCCAAGTGACTCCTCATTTGCCTCCTCGTCTTCTCCTCCCACGGTTACACCGCCGCTGCTACCTCTGCGCCACCAAATATCTCCTCatcgagaaaattttcagtgccaagcagttaccacgtggtgcccactcGGTGCATCCGGGCCGTCTATTTCgattttagacggctcggatttggagagagaaaaaagagagggaaagaggagagaaagtgtttcaatttgagctatccaatatacttttggacggttcggatgtgCCTACTCGGGCACCACGTCAGCCAggtgacgtggtacccaccagacactgaaaaatttctctcaCCTCACCGGAACCATTTTCACCTCTCATGGCGGCCGACACCATCCTTTTCTTGCATCACCCACACGACGACCAACAAAACATACAATAGCCGTAACATTCCAAAACTGAAAAAGaatcaaaaatcaaagaaattggCCCCATTGCAAATCGGACAATCACCCCATCCTAATCTCAAATGCTCGGAAAAACCAAGCTTGTcgagttggttgtctcatttctctccctAGTAGTGACCTGAGTTCGAGTCCCATGGAAAACATGTTTGGGGTTCAGAGCTATGGATAGCCATTGAACCCTTGTTGACTAACGTACTAATACCCCTAACCCAGAGACGAAACTAGACTTGGGCACCACCACTCGGGCCGAACCCACCACAGCAAATCACAAAACCAAAAGACTTAAACAAAGCTATGTGCATCGATCTCTAACAGAACCGTGAAACCGGTGAAAAGGACTTCCGCGACGAGCTAGCCACATGATCAGCACCACAAAACCTGCATCAAACATACCAAAAACGAACCCCAAAAGACTTGCATGCACAAGCCGGAACCGAGGAAGCCGATCGAACTAGACAGGAAGGGG
It encodes:
- the LOC131327503 gene encoding uncharacterized protein LOC131327503 — protein: MARKKVLIKSVLLAMPNYVMQCFLLPKRVCKDICSAIRKFWWGSKEGENKINWVSWSKLCDNKSDGGLGFRDLYAFNLAFLAKQAFWQEEPFSKRAGDGMWGMVLPLIFGAILGFRGLSLFKCLVLPQQPPPPLVTFTVSRILSIALPIAGMFHCLRSFFWNLMWSQFSRFQSVHRAAEIRVYGTLPAMGPFQLSRLIVWQNKATFHGSLENAVSRVRVFLLTLSGNLCGLYQSLIKSRCFLWRCSHNAIAVCANLNRKGIDVSLYCPRCKTNYETLEHLLFQCKLSRAVWLGSPFCPVVSSMWNSFQFIDWWYSFPHNSYASDTSVNMGAFFVSICWFIWKARNQVYFDGLGWNGTVILEKASALCSEFKAVMVDDHSLQSPAVSKSVPMWRPPLVDVIKLNVDGAVQRANGSVGVGIVARDHWGQIVGMMAIPFIGLFSPRAVEAMAFREALVFAANRGLSKIVLEGDSLQVVQALTQAGKSFADCSSILLDCLVLLSLFSSCTFVHVNRSLTPHLPPRLLLPRLHRRCYLCATKYLLIEKIFSAKQLPRGAHSVHPGRLFRF